A section of the Thermus antranikianii DSM 12462 genome encodes:
- a CDS encoding roadblock/LC7 domain-containing protein, with amino-acid sequence MAYLESLAPFGVKRAVLTGLDGLVIEALGRGNPPAEVLAAELASLVRHMTPLAEALSGEVRRFTLATENHEILALRVGEYVLGAVIERGTDRKAVGQELTRIALKVQNL; translated from the coding sequence ATGGCTTACCTAGAGAGCCTGGCCCCCTTTGGCGTCAAGCGGGCGGTGCTCACGGGCCTGGACGGCCTGGTCATCGAGGCCCTGGGCCGGGGCAACCCCCCAGCAGAGGTCCTGGCGGCGGAGCTGGCCTCCTTGGTACGGCACATGACCCCCTTAGCGGAAGCCCTCTCCGGGGAGGTGCGCCGCTTCACCCTGGCCACGGAAAACCACGAGATCCTGGCCCTAAGGGTGGGGGAGTACGTCCTGGGGGCGGTCATCGAGCGGGGTACGGACCGGAAAGCCGTGGGCCAGGAGTTAACCCGCATCGCCCTTAAGGTGCAGAACCTCTGA
- a CDS encoding sensor histidine kinase, giving the protein MATAFSSLRGRLFALLFLALLLLALPLAFLSAREAEGAASEDLRRALYTRLYLLGEEGPGEEEALLLELFRLAQVYGGGTGFVIGKEGVAFTEVPSPNLPPGLLEALAQGRAYQGVWRGVLYVALPRGEGGFGLAVPLEGVAGLGRRLLLLYATWGGGVLLAIFLLSALGLAWALRPLGQLAKLLEARRPEDLSPLPNPGLAELRPLVEALNSRLAQVEGLLRELSEKEESARRFARHASHELRNPLAALKGYLEVLLRKPEPRALAGALREAERMEALLSGLLRLSRLEATSPRLIPLDLRAFLGGWGLEVEGEGQVLADPELLALAVENVLDNARRHGKLPLKARIQRDKEGVWLWLVDSGPGFPEELLPRALEPFAHGGRGTGLGLALVAAVARAHGGRARVENQDGAAVGLYLPLASLKVSPDAPFSQRG; this is encoded by the coding sequence ATGGCTACCGCCTTTTCCTCCCTTAGGGGGAGGCTTTTTGCCCTTCTCTTCCTGGCCCTCTTGCTTCTGGCCCTGCCCCTGGCCTTCCTTTCTGCCAGGGAGGCGGAAGGAGCGGCCAGCGAGGACCTGCGCCGGGCCCTTTACACCCGGCTTTACCTCCTTGGGGAGGAGGGGCCTGGGGAAGAGGAGGCCCTTCTTCTCGAGCTTTTCCGCCTGGCCCAGGTCTATGGGGGCGGCACGGGCTTCGTGATAGGGAAGGAGGGCGTGGCCTTCACCGAGGTGCCCTCCCCCAACCTTCCCCCCGGTCTCCTCGAGGCCCTTGCTCAGGGACGAGCCTACCAGGGAGTGTGGCGGGGGGTGCTCTACGTGGCCCTGCCCCGGGGGGAGGGAGGGTTCGGCCTGGCGGTCCCCTTGGAGGGGGTCGCCGGCCTGGGGCGGAGGCTTCTCCTCCTCTACGCCACCTGGGGTGGAGGGGTGCTTTTGGCCATCTTTCTGCTCTCCGCCCTGGGGCTCGCTTGGGCTCTTCGTCCCCTGGGGCAGCTGGCCAAGCTCTTGGAGGCCCGGCGGCCTGAGGACCTAAGCCCCCTTCCCAACCCTGGTTTGGCGGAGCTAAGGCCCTTGGTGGAGGCCTTGAACAGCCGCCTGGCCCAGGTGGAGGGGCTTCTTAGGGAGCTTTCCGAGAAGGAGGAGTCGGCCCGCCGTTTTGCCCGCCATGCCTCCCACGAGCTTCGCAATCCCCTGGCTGCCTTGAAGGGGTACTTGGAGGTGCTCCTGCGCAAGCCCGAACCCAGGGCCCTCGCCGGGGCCTTACGGGAGGCGGAGAGGATGGAGGCTTTGCTCTCCGGGCTCCTCAGGCTATCCCGCCTCGAGGCCACCTCCCCCAGGCTCATCCCCCTGGACCTGCGGGCTTTCTTGGGGGGATGGGGCCTGGAGGTGGAAGGGGAAGGCCAGGTTCTGGCGGACCCTGAGCTTCTCGCCCTGGCGGTGGAAAACGTGTTGGACAACGCCCGCCGCCACGGGAAGCTACCCCTTAAGGCCAGGATCCAGCGGGACAAGGAGGGGGTTTGGCTTTGGCTTGTGGACTCCGGACCTGGCTTCCCCGAGGAGCTCTTGCCCCGGGCCCTGGAGCCCTTTGCCCATGGGGGAAGGGGCACGGGCCTGGGCCTCGCCTTGGTGGCGGCGGTGGCCCGGGCCCATGGGGGAAGGGCAAGGGTGGAGAACCAGGACGGGGCGGCGGTGGGGCTTTACCTGCCTTTGGCTTCCCTTAAGGTTTCGCCCGATGCGCCCTTTAGCCAGAGGGGATAG
- a CDS encoding PP2C family protein-serine/threonine phosphatase, producing the protein MRLAPRYSVAAVSHVGRRQNNEDFHRVMRLEVPQGNLLLLAVADGMGGMEAGEWASKVAIEALSEAVRAYAEHLKGGRPAVGLSKVMEKAFTLAARRVEKEAERLGKKGMGTTLTAFLYADWLKEGVVGHIGDSRAYHLTPKGLKRLTEDHSWVAERLREGVLTRTEAEHHPYRNVLTRALGLPEARFDLKEVHLAPGEGVLLVTDGLYGLVPEEEWVLGKDLQAGLEGLLAEALRRGGDDNVTAVALRVE; encoded by the coding sequence ATGCGCCTTGCTCCCCGGTACAGCGTGGCTGCGGTCTCCCACGTGGGCCGCCGCCAGAACAACGAGGACTTCCACCGGGTGATGCGCCTCGAGGTTCCCCAGGGCAACCTCCTCCTCCTGGCGGTAGCCGACGGCATGGGAGGTATGGAGGCAGGGGAGTGGGCCAGCAAGGTGGCCATAGAGGCCCTTTCCGAGGCGGTGCGGGCCTACGCGGAGCACCTGAAGGGGGGCCGGCCAGCGGTGGGTCTCTCCAAGGTGATGGAGAAGGCCTTCACCCTGGCGGCCAGGCGGGTGGAAAAGGAGGCGGAAAGGCTTGGGAAAAAGGGCATGGGCACCACCCTCACCGCCTTCCTCTATGCGGACTGGCTCAAGGAGGGGGTGGTGGGGCATATCGGGGACTCCCGGGCCTACCACCTCACCCCCAAGGGGCTTAAGCGGCTCACCGAGGATCACTCCTGGGTGGCGGAGCGCTTGAGGGAAGGGGTTCTGACCCGCACGGAGGCTGAGCATCACCCCTACCGCAACGTCCTCACCCGGGCCTTGGGCCTGCCGGAAGCTCGCTTTGACCTCAAGGAAGTGCACCTCGCCCCAGGGGAGGGGGTGCTTTTGGTCACGGATGGGCTTTATGGCTTGGTGCCCGAGGAGGAGTGGGTCTTGGGCAAGGACCTGCAAGCGGGCCTCGAGGGCCTTCTGGCCGAGGCTTTGCGCCGGGGCGGGGACGATAACGTCACCGCCGTGGCCTTACGGGTGGAGTGA
- a CDS encoding MFS transporter, with the protein MKVLRHKAFARLILSYLVSQAGSKVHRVALLVLVYLLTENALWVSLVLGVQLVGTVVFSPLLSAWADTQDRKRLLVWSDLLRAPLVALIPLLGAKSLPILLLLVFLIELLRDLHDPIQNAVVPDLVPKEEVDEANSLVLLADRLSEVLFVGAAGVLVAAVGPAFAFYLDAATYLASGLILLGLPSLRPQRLPKAAFFARVKEGIGHLAGHPALRRAVGTLFVAAAFGSVETALGVVLAIKWLKVGSAGFGFMEAAMALGAILGGLAIPYLLRRLPRERLFLLALFLFGLFEASIGAFPLFAWVLLAFFISGFLNMAFIVPARSILQLNTPQEMRGRIFAAFGAVMNAAVLLGTLWGGALEGWMGAPRVFLLAGTIVSLAAGYTLLTGGIPAPREARQTQEA; encoded by the coding sequence ATGAAAGTTTTGCGGCACAAAGCCTTTGCCCGGTTGATCCTCTCCTACCTGGTTTCCCAGGCGGGGAGCAAGGTGCACCGGGTAGCCCTCCTGGTGCTGGTCTATCTACTCACGGAAAACGCCCTTTGGGTTTCCTTGGTCCTGGGAGTCCAGCTTGTAGGCACTGTAGTTTTCTCCCCCCTCCTTTCCGCCTGGGCTGACACCCAGGACCGCAAGCGGCTCCTGGTGTGGTCCGACCTCCTTCGGGCTCCCCTGGTGGCCCTTATCCCCCTCCTTGGGGCCAAGAGCCTTCCCATCTTGCTTCTTCTGGTCTTCCTGATCGAACTCCTGCGGGACCTCCACGACCCCATCCAAAACGCCGTGGTCCCGGACCTGGTCCCCAAGGAAGAGGTGGACGAGGCCAACAGCCTGGTGCTTCTTGCCGACCGTCTTTCCGAGGTGCTTTTCGTGGGGGCGGCCGGGGTGCTGGTGGCGGCGGTGGGGCCTGCCTTTGCCTTCTATTTGGATGCCGCCACCTACCTGGCCTCAGGGCTTATCCTCCTGGGCCTTCCCTCCCTTAGGCCCCAGAGGCTTCCCAAGGCGGCCTTCTTCGCCCGGGTGAAGGAGGGAATCGGCCACCTCGCAGGCCATCCCGCCCTCCGCCGAGCGGTGGGCACCCTGTTCGTGGCCGCCGCCTTCGGCTCCGTGGAAACTGCCCTGGGGGTGGTGCTGGCCATCAAGTGGCTCAAGGTGGGCTCGGCGGGATTTGGCTTTATGGAAGCGGCCATGGCCTTAGGGGCCATTCTGGGAGGGCTTGCCATCCCCTATCTCCTAAGGCGCCTTCCCAGGGAGAGGCTCTTCCTGTTGGCGCTTTTTCTCTTCGGCCTCTTTGAAGCCTCCATCGGGGCCTTCCCCCTCTTCGCCTGGGTGCTCCTGGCCTTTTTCATAAGCGGCTTCCTCAACATGGCCTTCATCGTTCCCGCCCGCTCCATCCTGCAGCTCAACACCCCCCAGGAGATGCGGGGAAGGATCTTCGCCGCCTTCGGCGCGGTGATGAACGCCGCCGTCCTCCTGGGCACCCTGTGGGGCGGAGCCTTGGAGGGATGGATGGGGGCCCCCCGCGTCTTCCTGCTGGCGGGCACCATCGTGAGCCTGGCGGCAGGCTATACCCTCCTCACCGGGGGTATCCCCGCACCCCGGGAAGCCCGCCAGACCCAGGAAGCTTGA
- the hemB gene encoding porphobilinogen synthase gives MERPRRLRSPLLRPLVAEVELSPRHLVLPVFVKEGGEPEEVSSMPGVFRHPLGHLPRLAEEVLKAGLGGVILFGVLPEEKKDPLGHGAYAEEGIVQRAIRLLKREFPELLVMADTCLCEYTDHGHCGVVREGPLGFYVDNDATLELLAKTALSQAQAGADVVAPSAMMDGQVRAIREALDQGGFAHVPILSYAVKYASAFYGPFREAAGSAPRFGDRTGYQMDPKAGLWDALREASLDDLEGADMLMVKPALPYLDVLSALKGRFSKPLFAYQVSGEYAMLKAASQRGWLDERRAVLESLYALRRAGAQGILTYYALEVARWLKEA, from the coding sequence ATGGAGCGCCCAAGGAGGCTGCGTTCGCCCCTTCTAAGGCCCTTGGTGGCGGAGGTGGAGCTTAGCCCAAGGCACCTGGTCCTGCCGGTTTTTGTGAAGGAGGGGGGGGAGCCGGAGGAGGTTTCCTCCATGCCCGGGGTCTTCCGGCATCCCTTAGGCCACCTTCCCCGCTTGGCGGAGGAGGTGCTCAAGGCGGGCCTGGGCGGGGTGATTCTCTTTGGCGTGTTGCCTGAGGAAAAGAAGGATCCCCTGGGGCATGGAGCCTATGCGGAGGAGGGCATCGTCCAGCGGGCCATCCGCCTTCTGAAGCGGGAGTTTCCCGAGCTTCTCGTCATGGCCGACACCTGCCTTTGCGAGTACACGGACCACGGCCACTGCGGGGTGGTACGGGAAGGTCCCTTGGGGTTTTACGTGGATAACGACGCCACCCTGGAGCTTTTGGCCAAGACCGCCCTTTCCCAGGCCCAGGCAGGGGCGGATGTGGTGGCCCCGAGCGCCATGATGGACGGGCAGGTTAGGGCCATCCGGGAGGCCTTAGACCAGGGGGGGTTTGCCCACGTGCCCATCCTTTCCTATGCGGTGAAGTACGCCTCCGCCTTCTACGGCCCCTTCCGGGAGGCGGCAGGGAGCGCCCCCCGGTTCGGGGACCGTACGGGCTACCAGATGGACCCGAAGGCCGGCCTCTGGGATGCCTTGCGGGAGGCCAGCCTGGATGACCTCGAGGGGGCCGACATGCTCATGGTCAAGCCTGCCCTCCCCTACCTGGACGTGCTCTCCGCCCTTAAGGGGCGGTTTTCCAAGCCCCTTTTCGCCTACCAGGTATCCGGGGAGTACGCCATGCTGAAGGCGGCAAGCCAGAGGGGCTGGCTGGACGAAAGGAGGGCGGTTCTGGAAAGCCTTTACGCCCTAAGGCGGGCCGGGGCCCAGGGGATCCTTACCTACTACGCCCTGGAGGTGGCCCGCTGGCTGAAGGAAGCCTAG
- a CDS encoding YbaB/EbfC family nucleoid-associated protein — translation MNLQKLLKEAQKAQKKAAEIQERLETMTVVGTAQGLVEVEANGHGRILAVRLKPEVLKNFQEDLEGLEDLLLVAIQDAQRKAHELSEKEMARELGGVGQMLGKLF, via the coding sequence ATGAACCTGCAGAAGCTCTTGAAGGAAGCGCAGAAAGCCCAGAAGAAAGCCGCCGAGATCCAGGAACGGCTGGAAACCATGACCGTGGTGGGCACGGCCCAGGGCTTGGTGGAGGTGGAGGCCAACGGCCACGGCAGGATCCTGGCGGTCCGCTTAAAGCCCGAGGTGCTCAAGAACTTCCAAGAGGACCTCGAGGGCCTGGAAGATCTCCTTCTGGTGGCCATCCAGGACGCCCAGAGGAAAGCCCACGAGCTTTCGGAGAAGGAGATGGCCCGGGAGCTTGGCGGCGTAGGGCAGATGCTGGGCAAGCTCTTCTAG
- a CDS encoding DUF3467 domain-containing protein — translation MSELKLDIQIDKDVALGRYTNLALIAHTKNEFILDFALLQPQGGAMVVSRVITSPQHAKALLRSLAENVARYEETFGPIPEPVAESQA, via the coding sequence ATGAGCGAGCTAAAGCTGGACATCCAAATCGACAAGGACGTGGCCCTGGGCCGGTACACCAACCTAGCCCTCATCGCCCATACCAAGAACGAGTTCATCCTGGACTTCGCCTTGTTGCAACCCCAGGGCGGGGCCATGGTGGTCAGCCGGGTGATCACGAGCCCCCAGCACGCCAAGGCCCTTCTCCGGAGCCTGGCGGAAAACGTGGCCCGGTACGAGGAAACCTTCGGCCCCATTCCCGAGCCGGTGGCGGAAAGCCAGGCCTAA
- the recR gene encoding recombination mediator RecR produces MRYPESLLKLTRALSRLPGIGPKTAQKLSLYLAFHREEAEELERALAGLEALGVCRVCGNLAEGELCPICQDESRDRSVIAVVETVSDLYALERSGEFHGLYHVLGGALNPLEGVGPKELNLESLWARLPGVEEVVLATSMTVEGEATALFLAEELKRRGIRASRLAYGLPVGGSLEYVDEVTLGRALEGRKPL; encoded by the coding sequence ATGCGGTATCCCGAAAGCCTCCTTAAGCTCACCCGCGCCCTCTCCCGCCTGCCTGGGATCGGCCCCAAGACCGCCCAGAAGCTCTCCCTTTACCTGGCCTTCCACCGGGAGGAAGCCGAAGAGCTGGAAAGGGCCTTGGCGGGCCTCGAGGCCCTGGGCGTCTGCCGGGTCTGCGGCAACCTGGCGGAGGGGGAGCTTTGCCCCATCTGCCAGGACGAAAGCCGGGACCGGTCGGTGATCGCCGTGGTGGAAACGGTCTCTGACCTGTACGCCCTGGAACGGAGCGGGGAGTTCCACGGGCTTTACCACGTGCTGGGTGGGGCCTTGAACCCTCTGGAAGGAGTGGGTCCAAAGGAGCTCAACCTGGAAAGCCTCTGGGCCAGGCTTCCTGGGGTGGAGGAGGTGGTCCTGGCCACCTCCATGACCGTGGAGGGGGAGGCCACCGCCCTCTTCCTGGCGGAGGAGCTCAAGCGCCGGGGGATCAGGGCCAGCCGCCTGGCCTACGGCCTCCCCGTGGGGGGAAGCCTGGAGTACGTGGACGAGGTAACCTTAGGCCGGGCCCTGGAGGGGAGGAAACCCCTTTAG
- a CDS encoding response regulator transcription factor, producing MRVLLVEDDPGVREALELGLSLEGHEVKATESPKEALSLLPWAEVVILDVLLPERDGFSLLKDIRARSEVPVLMLTALDAVEWRVKGLKEGADDYLVKPYSLSELLARLEALWRRAHRGKEAPEVLAYKDLRLYPRRMEAFRGERRLSLPPKAFLLLKAFLESPEEVLSKEALMLRVWGEEVDPATLEVHLSLLRKVLGEPNPIQTVRGYGYRLFLP from the coding sequence ATGAGGGTGCTTCTGGTGGAGGACGACCCAGGGGTTCGGGAGGCCTTGGAGCTGGGGCTTTCCCTCGAGGGGCACGAGGTCAAGGCCACGGAGAGCCCAAAGGAGGCCCTAAGCCTCCTTCCCTGGGCGGAGGTGGTGATTTTGGACGTGCTCCTGCCTGAAAGGGATGGCTTTTCCCTGCTTAAGGATATCCGGGCTCGCTCGGAGGTGCCCGTGCTGATGCTCACCGCCTTGGATGCGGTGGAGTGGCGGGTGAAGGGCCTCAAGGAGGGGGCGGACGACTACCTGGTCAAGCCCTATAGCCTCTCCGAGCTCCTGGCCCGCCTCGAGGCCCTCTGGCGCCGTGCCCATAGGGGGAAGGAGGCCCCGGAGGTTTTGGCCTACAAGGACCTGAGGCTTTATCCCAGGCGCATGGAGGCCTTCCGGGGGGAGAGGAGGCTTTCCCTGCCCCCCAAGGCGTTCCTCCTCCTGAAGGCTTTTCTGGAGTCCCCGGAGGAGGTGCTTTCCAAGGAGGCTTTGATGCTGAGGGTCTGGGGGGAGGAGGTGGACCCCGCCACCTTGGAGGTGCACCTCTCCCTCCTGAGGAAGGTCCTGGGGGAGCCTAACCCCATCCAGACGGTGCGCGGCTATGGCTACCGCCTTTTCCTCCCTTAG
- a CDS encoding roadblock/LC7 domain-containing protein codes for MEELLQHLLDRVEGAFAAAIGTLDGLLVEGTRRRRVDLEAAVAEHAALLRQAKAAYAGSLGTPRVQELLVGGHPVVGYVHVVRRTGPLPQGPVPRGKGHEELFLLLLMGPEANLGQARVQTAKAAEKLAEVAGWLT; via the coding sequence ATGGAGGAGCTTTTGCAACACCTCCTGGACCGGGTGGAAGGAGCCTTTGCCGCCGCCATCGGCACCCTGGATGGGCTCCTGGTGGAAGGAACCAGGCGCAGGCGGGTGGACCTCGAGGCGGCCGTGGCGGAACACGCCGCCCTTTTGCGCCAGGCCAAGGCCGCCTACGCCGGAAGCCTGGGTACCCCCCGGGTGCAGGAGCTTTTGGTGGGGGGCCACCCCGTGGTAGGCTACGTCCACGTGGTGCGCAGAACAGGCCCACTACCCCAGGGACCCGTGCCTCGAGGCAAGGGACACGAGGAGCTCTTCCTCCTTCTCCTCATGGGGCCGGAAGCCAACCTGGGCCAGGCACGCGTGCAGACAGCCAAGGCCGCGGAAAAGTTGGCGGAGGTGGCAGGATGGCTTACCTAG
- a CDS encoding protein kinase domain-containing protein, which translates to MQGLLAFLLVLLTAALASRLSPWALWFLLLLLSGAAWATGARAEVVFPWLLMGLGLLASPRVYLGPRRRIPRRSRTQGRVSSTSKTTEEARALEKQYEILEKVGVGGMATVYKAKDKKTGRLVALKVPQERFLGDPRFVRRFHREAEVLAKMDHPNIVKVYDHGQVDGVHFIAMEYLEGEGLDKLIEERRLSLRQAAAILARVADALKHIHAQGIVHRDIKPGNIMVLKGALREDGVDPRGVRLMDFGIAAGKVLTRLTITGARIGTPVYMSPEQAKGQKLDHRSDIYSLGIVLYEALTGQPPFTGGYETVIHQQIFQVPTPPKQLNPQIPQVLSDLVLKMLEKDPAKRPSLDEVIRGLSGSWEEERGLPHPFYLLLGVEAKKGTVRLLDLSGTAARLLSGIGSGPGHFPAPPLSVAADGEGGIWVSVFEHGAKLLHRFSPEGELLLSTGPYGMKPGEFLFPAALAVANGSLFVLDSETATVSRLDLKGQYQGRFGGQGPGRGTFQDPKALVATPEFLFVLDYGNRQVQRLALDGRYLSRYAFRRSKGSEELRLLGGVGVEGERLYLYDVEAAKVRVLDLGGSLIASYTLPLLEGEDRMSLVELLPFGGILYAARRGASRIHRIDLKTGEALPPLEVYAPVRGLALWRNPA; encoded by the coding sequence ATGCAGGGGCTTCTGGCCTTCCTCCTGGTTCTCCTCACCGCAGCCCTGGCTTCCCGCCTTTCCCCTTGGGCCCTATGGTTCCTCCTGCTCCTCCTTTCGGGAGCCGCCTGGGCCACGGGGGCCCGGGCGGAGGTGGTTTTCCCCTGGCTGCTTATGGGCCTGGGGTTGCTGGCCTCACCCCGGGTCTACCTGGGTCCCCGGCGGAGGATCCCAAGGCGCTCCCGTACCCAGGGACGGGTCTCCTCCACCTCCAAGACCACGGAGGAGGCCCGGGCTCTGGAAAAGCAGTACGAGATCCTGGAGAAGGTGGGCGTGGGGGGCATGGCCACCGTGTACAAGGCTAAGGACAAGAAAACCGGCCGCCTGGTGGCCCTCAAGGTTCCCCAGGAGCGCTTTCTGGGCGACCCTCGCTTCGTGCGCCGCTTCCACCGGGAAGCGGAAGTCCTGGCCAAGATGGACCATCCCAACATCGTCAAGGTTTACGACCATGGCCAGGTGGATGGGGTGCACTTCATCGCCATGGAGTACCTGGAGGGGGAGGGTCTGGACAAGCTCATAGAGGAAAGGCGCCTTTCCCTGAGGCAGGCGGCGGCCATCCTCGCACGGGTGGCCGATGCCCTTAAGCATATCCACGCCCAAGGCATCGTCCACCGGGATATCAAGCCGGGGAACATCATGGTGCTCAAGGGGGCCCTCAGGGAGGATGGAGTGGACCCCAGGGGGGTGCGGCTCATGGATTTTGGTATCGCCGCCGGTAAGGTGCTCACCCGCCTCACCATCACTGGGGCCCGCATCGGCACCCCGGTCTACATGAGCCCGGAACAGGCCAAGGGCCAGAAGCTGGACCACCGCTCGGACATCTACTCTCTGGGTATCGTTCTCTACGAGGCCCTCACCGGCCAGCCCCCCTTCACCGGGGGGTATGAGACGGTGATTCACCAGCAAATCTTCCAGGTGCCCACCCCTCCTAAGCAGCTCAATCCCCAGATTCCCCAGGTTCTTTCCGACCTGGTCTTGAAGATGCTGGAAAAGGACCCGGCCAAGCGCCCCTCCTTGGACGAGGTGATCCGGGGCCTTTCTGGCTCGTGGGAGGAGGAGCGGGGCCTGCCCCACCCCTTCTACCTGCTCTTGGGGGTGGAGGCCAAGAAGGGCACGGTGCGGCTTCTGGACCTTTCCGGTACCGCTGCCCGGCTCCTTTCCGGCATTGGCTCCGGTCCGGGCCATTTCCCAGCCCCTCCCCTCTCCGTGGCCGCCGATGGGGAGGGAGGCATCTGGGTCTCGGTTTTTGAGCACGGGGCCAAGCTCCTTCACCGCTTTTCCCCGGAAGGGGAGCTCCTCCTTTCCACCGGGCCTTACGGCATGAAGCCCGGGGAGTTCCTCTTTCCTGCGGCCCTGGCGGTGGCCAACGGTAGCCTTTTCGTCTTGGACTCGGAGACCGCCACGGTGAGCCGGCTCGATTTGAAGGGACAGTACCAGGGGCGCTTTGGTGGCCAGGGGCCGGGCCGGGGCACCTTCCAGGATCCCAAGGCCTTGGTAGCCACGCCGGAGTTCCTTTTCGTCCTGGACTACGGCAACCGCCAGGTACAGCGCCTGGCCTTGGATGGACGCTACCTCTCCCGTTACGCCTTCCGCCGCTCCAAGGGAAGCGAAGAGCTAAGGCTTCTCGGTGGGGTGGGGGTGGAGGGGGAGAGGCTTTACCTCTACGATGTGGAAGCGGCCAAGGTGCGGGTGCTGGATCTTGGCGGGTCCCTTATCGCCTCCTACACCCTGCCCCTGTTGGAGGGGGAGGACCGCATGAGCCTGGTGGAGCTCCTGCCCTTTGGGGGCATCCTCTATGCGGCCAGGCGCGGGGCGAGCCGCATCCATCGCATAGACCTGAAGACCGGGGAGGCCCTGCCGCCCTTGGAGGTGTACGCCCCCGTGCGGGGCCTTGCCCTTTGGCGGAACCCGGCATGA
- a CDS encoding roadblock/LC7 domain-containing protein: MVEQALQELKATKGVRVTALLSEDGFVVEEAREADAPEANLLSARAATVLGTAKALAQTLGQEGVEEVMVEYPEGALLLVPLPGYHLLLLLDSVKSLGRVRLALKRAIPKLEEALR; this comes from the coding sequence ATGGTGGAGCAAGCCCTACAGGAACTCAAGGCCACCAAAGGGGTACGGGTGACGGCCCTCCTCAGCGAGGACGGGTTTGTGGTGGAGGAAGCCCGGGAAGCGGATGCCCCGGAGGCCAATCTCCTTTCTGCCCGGGCGGCCACGGTGCTGGGGACCGCCAAGGCCCTGGCCCAAACCCTGGGCCAGGAAGGGGTGGAGGAGGTCATGGTAGAGTACCCCGAGGGGGCCCTGCTACTGGTGCCCCTTCCCGGCTATCACCTGCTCCTTCTCTTGGACAGCGTGAAAAGCCTGGGACGGGTACGCCTAGCCTTGAAAAGGGCCATACCCAAGCTGGAGGAGGCGCTTAGATGA